A section of the Dehalococcoidia bacterium genome encodes:
- a CDS encoding CoA transferase — translation MKRFRVIDFGTVIAGPLAARILGDMGAEVVKVETSSRLDALRMSADNVAKDPEKDPMYHTINRNKMCVTVDMANPRGQDILRHLVAVSDVVIENFSPRVLSRLGLDYLALRRYRPDLVMISLSGAGQYGPLRDLPTYGPTVGALAGLDALAGYPGERALGTQGVYCDPSAAAHAAFAVLAALRHRNRTGQGQYIDLAQWETSISVTGEAIMEYTMTGRSPTALGNLHPRMAPHNTYRCKGDDKWVAIVVASDHEWRRLCETIGQPDLAADKRFADPFQRLRHRGELDAIIAAWTRDREPYEVTEILQRAGVAASPVLDTGERYFDPQLQARGVHVEVEHPATGTDIIYGIPWKMSGAPTDVRTPAPLLGQHNGYVFGEILGMGGDAVQQLAEQKVLT, via the coding sequence TTGAAGCGATTCCGGGTCATAGACTTCGGCACGGTCATCGCCGGGCCTCTGGCCGCGCGCATCCTCGGAGACATGGGCGCGGAGGTCGTCAAAGTGGAGACCTCCAGCCGTCTGGACGCCCTCCGGATGAGCGCGGACAACGTCGCGAAAGATCCGGAAAAAGACCCCATGTACCACACCATCAACCGCAACAAGATGTGCGTCACGGTGGACATGGCGAATCCAAGGGGACAGGACATCCTTCGTCACCTCGTGGCTGTGAGCGACGTCGTCATCGAGAACTTCTCGCCTCGAGTCCTGTCCAGGCTCGGCCTGGACTACCTGGCTCTGCGGCGCTACCGGCCAGACCTTGTCATGATCTCCCTGTCCGGCGCAGGCCAATACGGTCCGCTGCGCGACCTGCCGACGTATGGGCCGACCGTGGGCGCGCTTGCGGGGCTGGACGCTCTGGCGGGCTATCCAGGCGAGCGGGCGCTCGGCACCCAGGGCGTCTACTGCGACCCCAGCGCAGCCGCTCACGCGGCCTTCGCGGTCCTCGCGGCGCTCCGGCACCGCAACCGCACCGGCCAGGGCCAGTACATTGACCTGGCGCAGTGGGAGACGTCGATAAGCGTGACTGGCGAGGCCATCATGGAATACACGATGACGGGCCGCAGCCCGACGGCGCTGGGGAACCTCCATCCCCGTATGGCGCCGCACAACACGTACCGGTGCAAGGGCGATGACAAGTGGGTCGCCATTGTGGTAGCATCTGACCACGAATGGCGGCGACTGTGCGAGACCATCGGCCAGCCTGACCTGGCGGCGGACAAGCGCTTTGCGGACCCCTTCCAGCGACTGCGCCACCGCGGTGAACTCGACGCCATAATCGCCGCGTGGACGCGCGACAGGGAACCGTACGAAGTGACGGAAATACTCCAGCGCGCCGGCGTGGCCGCGAGTCCCGTGCTGGATACCGGCGAGCGCTACTTCGACCCTCAGCTCCAGGCGCGGGGCGTCCACGTGGAGGTTGAGCACCCCGCCACGGGCACGGATATCATCTACGGCATCCCCTGGAAAATGAGCGGCGCGCCGACGGACGTCCGGACACCCGCGCCATTGCTGGGTCAGCACAACGGGTATGTGTTCGGAGAAATCCTGGGCATGGGCGGCGACGCGGTCCAACAATTGGCGGAGCAAAAGGTGCTGACGTAG
- a CDS encoding CoA transferase, translating into MTRKALEGLRVIEYGSFISAAYCCKLMADLGADVVKIEHPDGGDEARRHGPFLQDQPHPERSGLFLYLNLNKRSVTLDTATPTGRTLLGELVGKADILVENWRPGFLVGRGLDYERLRKLNPELIMTSISPFGQTGPYSGYVAYHLNASAVGGVCTVGEPDREPLAYPLFQGHYQAAVHAAAATLVAVLQRDFEGGGQHVDIAEADVWASYHGGGGLMAFLYEGRVKMRTGHRTMGFYPWCVLPCKDGFISEIAVQGYQWKRFLELMGGGSVPDWYARDPRFQDRLEISRKYADEMDQLQAPFLMEHTKEELFQMCLERRIPFAPLYTVDEVVNHSHLQARRYFVKMSREDTGPLIYPGAPYKLSETPCAYTRPAPQLGEHNAEVFGEIGLSPPDLVGLRRAGVI; encoded by the coding sequence ATGACGAGAAAAGCCCTGGAAGGACTCCGCGTTATCGAATACGGTTCCTTCATATCCGCGGCATATTGCTGCAAGCTGATGGCGGACCTGGGCGCTGACGTCGTCAAGATTGAGCACCCCGACGGTGGCGACGAGGCGCGGCGACATGGCCCCTTTCTTCAGGACCAGCCGCACCCGGAGCGCAGCGGCCTCTTCCTGTACCTCAATCTGAACAAGCGGAGCGTGACCCTCGACACCGCGACGCCCACAGGCCGGACGCTCCTGGGTGAGTTGGTCGGCAAAGCCGATATCCTGGTGGAGAACTGGCGGCCCGGGTTCCTTGTGGGGCGTGGCCTGGACTATGAGCGGCTGCGGAAGCTCAACCCCGAACTCATCATGACCTCCATCAGCCCCTTCGGCCAGACCGGTCCTTACAGCGGCTATGTGGCCTACCACCTCAACGCCTCCGCGGTGGGCGGTGTCTGCACCGTCGGCGAGCCGGACCGGGAGCCTCTCGCCTATCCGCTGTTTCAAGGACACTATCAGGCCGCGGTCCACGCGGCGGCGGCGACGCTGGTCGCTGTGCTGCAGCGCGACTTCGAAGGCGGCGGCCAGCACGTTGACATCGCTGAGGCTGACGTATGGGCCAGCTATCACGGCGGCGGCGGCCTCATGGCTTTCCTGTACGAGGGCCGCGTCAAGATGCGCACCGGCCACCGCACAATGGGCTTCTATCCCTGGTGCGTCCTCCCGTGCAAAGACGGCTTCATCAGCGAGATCGCCGTCCAGGGCTACCAGTGGAAGCGTTTTCTGGAGCTCATGGGCGGCGGGAGCGTGCCGGACTGGTACGCCCGTGACCCGCGCTTCCAGGACCGCCTGGAAATCAGCCGAAAGTACGCCGACGAGATGGATCAGCTACAGGCGCCATTTCTCATGGAGCACACCAAGGAAGAGCTCTTTCAGATGTGTCTTGAGCGCCGCATCCCGTTCGCTCCGTTGTACACCGTTGATGAGGTAGTCAACCACTCCCATCTGCAAGCCCGTCGCTATTTTGTTAAGATGTCGAGGGAAGATACAGGCCCTCTCATCTACCCGGGCGCGCCGTACAAGCTGTCGGAAACTCCCTGCGCGTACACGCGCCCTGCCCCCCAGCTCGGCGAGCACAACGCCGAGGTATTCGGCGAAATCGGCCTGTCCCCGCCAGACCTGGTGGGACTCCGTCGCGCCGGTGTCATCTAG
- a CDS encoding amidohydrolase family protein has translation MGTITTHLHASTKEFIEGIAKSLHKMAGGLRAESHYLKPIVIEDVIADMDAFDIEKSVLLPLDMRSTGDGYVPNDHIAALVRKHPDRLIGFCCVDPHMGQEAIRELERSIKVLGLKGLGEMDGTKQDFIPSDAKYFPLYDRCQELDIPVVFHTGNSPGYPIDQANPVHIDRIAYNFPKLRLCIAHMGWPWADVAAAIAWNKPNVYLDINAIRLKYLSPAVVTMMNTVIQDKVLFAHDYPVFPTAKMVKEFEELPLKPEVKKKIREDNPRRFLGL, from the coding sequence ATGGGCACGATCACTACGCACCTGCATGCGAGCACCAAGGAGTTCATTGAGGGAATCGCCAAGTCGTTGCACAAGATGGCGGGCGGCCTGCGGGCCGAGTCACATTACCTCAAGCCTATTGTCATTGAAGACGTTATCGCGGACATGGACGCCTTTGACATCGAGAAGTCGGTGCTCCTGCCCCTGGACATGCGCTCCACCGGTGACGGCTACGTTCCCAACGACCACATTGCCGCGTTAGTCCGCAAGCACCCCGATCGCCTGATTGGCTTCTGCTGCGTTGACCCCCACATGGGCCAGGAGGCCATCCGCGAGCTGGAGCGCAGCATCAAGGTGCTTGGCCTGAAGGGGCTGGGCGAAATGGACGGCACCAAACAGGACTTCATCCCCTCCGACGCGAAATACTTCCCTCTGTATGACCGATGTCAGGAGTTGGACATCCCGGTGGTATTCCATACGGGCAACTCCCCCGGTTACCCCATTGATCAGGCGAACCCGGTGCATATTGACCGCATCGCCTACAACTTCCCCAAGCTCCGCCTCTGCATAGCCCACATGGGCTGGCCCTGGGCCGATGTCGCCGCCGCCATCGCCTGGAACAAGCCCAACGTGTATCTGGACATCAACGCCATCCGCCTCAAGTACCTGTCGCCGGCGGTGGTCACCATGATGAACACGGTGATTCAGGACAAAGTCCTCTTCGCCCACGACTATCCCGTGTTCCCTACCGCCAAGATGGTCAAGGAGTTCGAGGAGCTGCCGCTGAAACCGGAGGTCAAGAAGAAAATCAGGGAGGACAACCCCCGGCGCTTTCTGGGCCTGTGA